One part of the Phragmites australis chromosome 3, lpPhrAust1.1, whole genome shotgun sequence genome encodes these proteins:
- the LOC133912992 gene encoding uncharacterized protein At4g15545-like isoform X2, translated as MPLGEGAATAGDFALPDEVLAALPRDPYEQLDLAGRITALAVAGRASGLEREAARLRTEAADKDRQSGELRERVALLDTALQETNARLRAALEDNIKLCTERDSLAQTSKKLARDLQKLESFKRHLMQSLHDDSSSRQETVDITCDQSIASKVSSCGDGGSVSHSTTNILSDSVNTGNTNREAARPPVQKYALSSHITPRLTPEATPKILSTSASPRRMSTTATPRSRIEGHMSMTPWYPSSKQSSAANSPPRGRPIPGRTPRIDGKEFFRQARSRLSYEQFGAFLANIKELNAHKQLREETLKKAEEIFGPDNKDLYLSFQGLLNRSMP; from the exons ATGCCACTCGGGgagggcgcggcgacggcgggggaTTTCGCGCTGCCGGACGAGGTCCTGGCGGCGCTGCCGCGGGACCCGTACGAGCAGCTTGATCTGGCGGGGCGCATCACGGCGCTGGCCGTGGCAGGGCGGGCGTCCGGGCTGGAGCGGGAGGCGGCGCGGCTGAGGACGGAGGCCGCGGACAAGGACCGCCAAAGCGGGGAGCTGCGGGAGCGGGTGGCGCTGCTCGACACCGCGCTGCAGGAGACCAACGCCAGGCTCCGCGCCGCGCTCGAGGACAAT ATTAAGCTCTGCACGGAGCGGGACTCGCTGGCGCAGACGTCCAAGAAGCTGGCGCGCGACCTGCAGAAG CTGGAGTCATTCAAGAGGCATCTGATGCAGTCACTGCACGATGATAGTTCATCG CGACAAGAAACAGTTGACATTACGTGTGATCAGTCGATAGCATCGAAAGTGTCGTCATGTGGAG ATGGTGGATCAGTCAGCCACTCTACAACAAATATATTGAGCGATTCTGTGAATACTGGGAATACAAACCGAGAAG CTGCGAGGCCTCCAGTTCAAAAATATGCCCTCTCATCTCACATCACCCCTCGCCTTACTCCGGAGGCCACTCCTAAAATATTGTCCACTTCTGCTTCTCCAAGGCGAATGTCTACTACAGCAACACCTAGATCTCGAATTGAAGGGCACATGTCAATGACACCATGGTATCCATCAAGCAAGCAATCCTCTGCGGCTAACTCACCTCCACGGGGACGTCCCATCCCAG GTCGCACTCCTCGTATTGATGGAAAGGAGTTTTTCCGTCAGGCCAG GAGCCGTCTATCATACGAACAATTTGGAGCATTTTTAGCCAACATCAAAGAGCTCAATGCCCATAAACAGTTACGAGAG GAAACTCTCAAGAAGGCTGAAGAGATATTTGGTCCAGACAACAAAGACCTTTATCTCTCTTTCCAAGGCTTGCTAAACCGTAGCATGCCATAG
- the LOC133912990 gene encoding LOB domain-containing protein 4-like: MRDAVVMAAGGRAGGGGGGGVAPCAACKLLRRRCAAGCVFAPYFPPSEPHKFANVHKVFGASNVSKLLQEIPVQHRGDAVSSLVYEANARVRDPVYGCVGAISSLQQQVEALQAQLALAQAEMVRLNMSNANFAHRLKAARRCGSGGNSSAGSPSSMSSPKTVEPEAHCKTTPELLDLVMDQSSMDESQFWSY, from the exons ATGAGGGACGCGGTGGTGATGGCAGCCGGCGGGAGGGCgggaggtggcggaggagggggaGTGGCGCCGTGCGCCGCGTGCaagctgctgcggcggcggtgcgCGGCGGGGTGCGTGTTCGCCCCCTACTTCCCGCCGTCGGAGCCGCACAAGTTCGCCAACGTGCACAAGGTCTTCGGGGCCAGCAATGTCAGCAAGCTGCTCCAG GAGATCCCGGTGCAGCACCGAGGGGACGCGGTGAGCAGCCTGGTGTACGAGGCGAACGCCCGCGTCAGGGACCCAGTCTACGGCTGCGTCGGCGCCATCTCGTCGCTGCAGCAGCAGGTGGAGGCCCTCCAGGCGCAGCTGGCGCTGGCGCAGGCGGAGATGGTCAGGCTCAACATGAGCAACGCCAACTTCGCGCACCGCCTCAAGGCGGCCCGGCGCTGTGGCAGCGGCGGCAACAGCAGCGCCGGCTCGCCGTCGTCCATGTCCTCGCCCAAGACGGTGGAGCCGGAGGCGCACTGCAAGACCACGCCGGAGCTGCTGGACTTGGTCATGGACCAGTCCAGCATGGACGAGTCCCAGTTCTGGTCCTACTAG
- the LOC133912991 gene encoding membralin-like protein At1g60995 isoform X2, protein MDPEQTFLRVHARLSGMLSQLLTPRIRLALEYLYLAGAVALFCLLVVMHTNFVQQPGCSSEFSGIEFGEAQLVQIKIISGGLWASRGASYIMDLQNLGRSAEKILEVNGDKFNILASKFWSTWVGPGARRSVPDFKAAGEGSVHHPLSAKELFKAAVSYLFRKWYFCVVSFWRNIKHLSENTLQLMVRSNWNDFLHIIKDLQLPSMDHLHLTIVQWFERRSKAFEPTYLYGVEKGYFLLSEGAKIRHGVRTINITISARNPCFGNRWQQLLINSIVGYDTILTNSLVNAPGHGYLYNFQTKELYDLSYGHEPPEGPTRFGDYFVTKCGVLLMSLFVFFTTTMSVSFTLRETQSRMLRFTVQLQHHARYQLPTFQLIFVHVIESLVFVPIMIGILFFLFEFYDDQLLAFLVLTLVWLCELFTMISVRTSISMQFFPRFFLLYFLVFHIYFFSYTYGFSYLAFSATAAFMQHLILYFWNRFEVPALQRFIRSRAHIHQQTGVQITSSTIYTSTLHIARVNVRDPGTINDGLGAAREADALLVQDESARNQQEGQQNENEEPTDNNPIQYQDQDPQQAGNAPAGSGSLNPFGSLLLWLLGGSASDGIVSFFSMFRDVRDHGQDFTDPPRNENDQVT, encoded by the exons ATGGATCCGGAGCAGACGTTCCTGCGGGTGCACGCCCGGCTGTCGGGGATGCTGTCGCAGCTGCTCACGCCGCGGATCCGCCTCGCGCTCGAGTACCTCTacctcgccggcgccgtcgcGCTCTTCTGCCTGCTCGTCGTCATGCACACCAACTTCGTGCAGCAG CCGGGCTGCTCAAGTGAGTTTTCTGGAATTGAATTTGGAGAAGCACAACTTGTCCAAATCAAG ATTATCAGTGGGGGACTATGGGCCAGCAGAGGTGCTTCGTATATCATGGATCTCCAGAACCTGGGACGTTCAGCTGAGAAAATTCTAGAGGTTAATGGTGATAAGTTCAATATTTTGGCATCTAAGTTTTGGTCAACTTGGGTTGGCCCTGGAGCTCGAAGGA GCGTACCAGACTTCAAGGCAGCTGGAGAGGGTTCTGTACACCATCCTTTATCTGCTAAGGAGTTGTTTAAAGCAGCAGTGTCATATTTGTTCAGAAAGTGGTACTTTTGTGTTGTCTCATTCTGGAGAAACATAAAGCATCTTTCAGAGAATACCCTCCAGTTAATG GTCAGATCAAATTGGAATGACTTCCTCCATATCATTAAGGATCTTCAACTACCAAGCATGgatcatcttcatttgacaaTAG TGCAGTGGTTTGAGAGGAGAAGCAAAGCATTTGAGCCTACCTATTTATATGGTGTGGAGAAG GGATATTTCTTGCTTTCTGAAGGGGCTAAAATTCGTCATGGTGTCCGAACAATCAATATCACAATTTCTGCTCGAAATCCTTGCTTCGGAAATAG gtgGCAGCAGCTTTTAATAAACAGCATTGTTGGCTATGATACTATACTTACAAACAGCTTGGTGAATGCTCCTGGTCATG GCTATCTGTACAACTTTCAGACAAAGGAGCTTTATGATCTCAGTTATGGGCATGAACCACCAGAAGGTCCTACAAGATTTGGAG ATTACTTTGTGACAAAGTGTGGTGTTCTTCTAATGTCACTCTTTGTCTTTTTCACAACCACCATGTCTGTTTCATTTACTCTAAGAGAAACACAATCCCGCATGCTTAGGTTCACAG TGCAGCTTCAACACCATGCACGCTACCAACTGCCCACTTTTCAGTTGATATTCGTGCATGTCATCGAATCATTGGTTTTTGTTCCG ATTATGATTGGGAtcctcttttttctatttgagTTCTACGATGATCAGTTGCTTGCGTTTCTTGTTTTGACTCTTGTATGGTTATGTGAGCTATTCACGATGATCAG TGTGCGGACATCTATATCTATGCAGTTCTTTCCACGTTTTTTCTTGCTGTATTTTCTGGTTTTCCACATCTACTTCTTCTCATATACTTATG GCTTCTCTTATCTGGCTTTCTCTGCTACAGCCGCATTCATGCAGCATctgattttatatttttggaaCCGTTTTGAA GTGCCAGCTCTCCAGAGATTCATTCGGAGTCGAGCTCACATTCACCAACAGACAGGTGTCCAGATTACATCCTCAACTATCTACACATCTACCTTACACATTGCTAGGGTAAATGTGAGGGACCCTGGCACAATAAACGATGGCCTTGGTGCTGCTCGTGAAGCAGATGCCCTATTGGTTCAGGATGAGTCTGCCAGGAACCAGCAAGAGGGTCAACAGAACGAAAATGAAGAACCAACAGACAACAATCCTATCCAATATCAAGACCAAGACCCTCAGCAAGCTGGAAATGCCCCTGCAGGCTCGGGCTCCCTGAATCCATTTGGTTCCCTTTTACTATGGTTGTTAGGAGGCAGTGCTTCTGATGGCATAGTTTCTTTCTTCTCTATGTTCAGAGATGTCCGTGATCATGGTCAAGATTTCACCGATCCTCCTCGAAATGAAAATGACCAGGTGACATAG
- the LOC133912992 gene encoding uncharacterized protein At4g15545-like isoform X1: protein MPLGEGAATAGDFALPDEVLAALPRDPYEQLDLAGRITALAVAGRASGLEREAARLRTEAADKDRQSGELRERVALLDTALQETNARLRAALEDNIKLCTERDSLAQTSKKLARDLQKLESFKRHLMQSLHDDSSSQRQETVDITCDQSIASKVSSCGDGGSVSHSTTNILSDSVNTGNTNREAARPPVQKYALSSHITPRLTPEATPKILSTSASPRRMSTTATPRSRIEGHMSMTPWYPSSKQSSAANSPPRGRPIPGRTPRIDGKEFFRQARSRLSYEQFGAFLANIKELNAHKQLREETLKKAEEIFGPDNKDLYLSFQGLLNRSMP from the exons ATGCCACTCGGGgagggcgcggcgacggcgggggaTTTCGCGCTGCCGGACGAGGTCCTGGCGGCGCTGCCGCGGGACCCGTACGAGCAGCTTGATCTGGCGGGGCGCATCACGGCGCTGGCCGTGGCAGGGCGGGCGTCCGGGCTGGAGCGGGAGGCGGCGCGGCTGAGGACGGAGGCCGCGGACAAGGACCGCCAAAGCGGGGAGCTGCGGGAGCGGGTGGCGCTGCTCGACACCGCGCTGCAGGAGACCAACGCCAGGCTCCGCGCCGCGCTCGAGGACAAT ATTAAGCTCTGCACGGAGCGGGACTCGCTGGCGCAGACGTCCAAGAAGCTGGCGCGCGACCTGCAGAAG CTGGAGTCATTCAAGAGGCATCTGATGCAGTCACTGCACGATGATAGTTCATCG CAGCGACAAGAAACAGTTGACATTACGTGTGATCAGTCGATAGCATCGAAAGTGTCGTCATGTGGAG ATGGTGGATCAGTCAGCCACTCTACAACAAATATATTGAGCGATTCTGTGAATACTGGGAATACAAACCGAGAAG CTGCGAGGCCTCCAGTTCAAAAATATGCCCTCTCATCTCACATCACCCCTCGCCTTACTCCGGAGGCCACTCCTAAAATATTGTCCACTTCTGCTTCTCCAAGGCGAATGTCTACTACAGCAACACCTAGATCTCGAATTGAAGGGCACATGTCAATGACACCATGGTATCCATCAAGCAAGCAATCCTCTGCGGCTAACTCACCTCCACGGGGACGTCCCATCCCAG GTCGCACTCCTCGTATTGATGGAAAGGAGTTTTTCCGTCAGGCCAG GAGCCGTCTATCATACGAACAATTTGGAGCATTTTTAGCCAACATCAAAGAGCTCAATGCCCATAAACAGTTACGAGAG GAAACTCTCAAGAAGGCTGAAGAGATATTTGGTCCAGACAACAAAGACCTTTATCTCTCTTTCCAAGGCTTGCTAAACCGTAGCATGCCATAG
- the LOC133912991 gene encoding membralin-like protein At1g60995 isoform X1 produces MDPEQTFLRVHARLSGMLSQLLTPRIRLALEYLYLAGAVALFCLLVVMHTNFVQQPGCSSEFSGIEFGEAQLVQIKIISGGLWASRGASYIMDLQNLGRSAEKILEVNGDKFNILASKFWSTWVGPGARRSKLMFRTWKGDKEFEPQSENAADTTVSTTIPGVPDFKAAGEGSVHHPLSAKELFKAAVSYLFRKWYFCVVSFWRNIKHLSENTLQLMVRSNWNDFLHIIKDLQLPSMDHLHLTIVQWFERRSKAFEPTYLYGVEKGYFLLSEGAKIRHGVRTINITISARNPCFGNRWQQLLINSIVGYDTILTNSLVNAPGHGYLYNFQTKELYDLSYGHEPPEGPTRFGDYFVTKCGVLLMSLFVFFTTTMSVSFTLRETQSRMLRFTVQLQHHARYQLPTFQLIFVHVIESLVFVPIMIGILFFLFEFYDDQLLAFLVLTLVWLCELFTMISVRTSISMQFFPRFFLLYFLVFHIYFFSYTYGFSYLAFSATAAFMQHLILYFWNRFEVPALQRFIRSRAHIHQQTGVQITSSTIYTSTLHIARVNVRDPGTINDGLGAAREADALLVQDESARNQQEGQQNENEEPTDNNPIQYQDQDPQQAGNAPAGSGSLNPFGSLLLWLLGGSASDGIVSFFSMFRDVRDHGQDFTDPPRNENDQVT; encoded by the exons ATGGATCCGGAGCAGACGTTCCTGCGGGTGCACGCCCGGCTGTCGGGGATGCTGTCGCAGCTGCTCACGCCGCGGATCCGCCTCGCGCTCGAGTACCTCTacctcgccggcgccgtcgcGCTCTTCTGCCTGCTCGTCGTCATGCACACCAACTTCGTGCAGCAG CCGGGCTGCTCAAGTGAGTTTTCTGGAATTGAATTTGGAGAAGCACAACTTGTCCAAATCAAG ATTATCAGTGGGGGACTATGGGCCAGCAGAGGTGCTTCGTATATCATGGATCTCCAGAACCTGGGACGTTCAGCTGAGAAAATTCTAGAGGTTAATGGTGATAAGTTCAATATTTTGGCATCTAAGTTTTGGTCAACTTGGGTTGGCCCTGGAGCTCGAAGGAGTAAGCTAATGTTTAGAACTTGGAAGGGAGACAAAGAATTCGAGCCTCAATCAGAGAATGCAGCTGACACAACTGTTTCCACGACTATTCCAGGCGTACCAGACTTCAAGGCAGCTGGAGAGGGTTCTGTACACCATCCTTTATCTGCTAAGGAGTTGTTTAAAGCAGCAGTGTCATATTTGTTCAGAAAGTGGTACTTTTGTGTTGTCTCATTCTGGAGAAACATAAAGCATCTTTCAGAGAATACCCTCCAGTTAATG GTCAGATCAAATTGGAATGACTTCCTCCATATCATTAAGGATCTTCAACTACCAAGCATGgatcatcttcatttgacaaTAG TGCAGTGGTTTGAGAGGAGAAGCAAAGCATTTGAGCCTACCTATTTATATGGTGTGGAGAAG GGATATTTCTTGCTTTCTGAAGGGGCTAAAATTCGTCATGGTGTCCGAACAATCAATATCACAATTTCTGCTCGAAATCCTTGCTTCGGAAATAG gtgGCAGCAGCTTTTAATAAACAGCATTGTTGGCTATGATACTATACTTACAAACAGCTTGGTGAATGCTCCTGGTCATG GCTATCTGTACAACTTTCAGACAAAGGAGCTTTATGATCTCAGTTATGGGCATGAACCACCAGAAGGTCCTACAAGATTTGGAG ATTACTTTGTGACAAAGTGTGGTGTTCTTCTAATGTCACTCTTTGTCTTTTTCACAACCACCATGTCTGTTTCATTTACTCTAAGAGAAACACAATCCCGCATGCTTAGGTTCACAG TGCAGCTTCAACACCATGCACGCTACCAACTGCCCACTTTTCAGTTGATATTCGTGCATGTCATCGAATCATTGGTTTTTGTTCCG ATTATGATTGGGAtcctcttttttctatttgagTTCTACGATGATCAGTTGCTTGCGTTTCTTGTTTTGACTCTTGTATGGTTATGTGAGCTATTCACGATGATCAG TGTGCGGACATCTATATCTATGCAGTTCTTTCCACGTTTTTTCTTGCTGTATTTTCTGGTTTTCCACATCTACTTCTTCTCATATACTTATG GCTTCTCTTATCTGGCTTTCTCTGCTACAGCCGCATTCATGCAGCATctgattttatatttttggaaCCGTTTTGAA GTGCCAGCTCTCCAGAGATTCATTCGGAGTCGAGCTCACATTCACCAACAGACAGGTGTCCAGATTACATCCTCAACTATCTACACATCTACCTTACACATTGCTAGGGTAAATGTGAGGGACCCTGGCACAATAAACGATGGCCTTGGTGCTGCTCGTGAAGCAGATGCCCTATTGGTTCAGGATGAGTCTGCCAGGAACCAGCAAGAGGGTCAACAGAACGAAAATGAAGAACCAACAGACAACAATCCTATCCAATATCAAGACCAAGACCCTCAGCAAGCTGGAAATGCCCCTGCAGGCTCGGGCTCCCTGAATCCATTTGGTTCCCTTTTACTATGGTTGTTAGGAGGCAGTGCTTCTGATGGCATAGTTTCTTTCTTCTCTATGTTCAGAGATGTCCGTGATCATGGTCAAGATTTCACCGATCCTCCTCGAAATGAAAATGACCAGGTGACATAG